One Branchiostoma floridae strain S238N-H82 chromosome 15, Bfl_VNyyK, whole genome shotgun sequence DNA window includes the following coding sequences:
- the LOC118432581 gene encoding transmembrane prolyl 4-hydroxylase-like encodes MTKRGMDTFHLIVLPIVLLCCVVGICGETEVHGTCTKDDGVDCGSTSSSLEVSPIITKLDGVEVGHVQDVILGGKTHQMTTLSMKPQVLEIKHFLTDEECDHVVRLAKKDGMFDSVTNTPTKSGSVKVMDMNQDTALSLREFILTIENSFDIYLDEDDMLKMYSELGMDRNGDTEISREELHGQDPKSVIDWLTDYVDKRPYKKSRMSRQAWLYPSKIHDKILDEIQERVVSLVGLPRILIDKNDEFQVVQYGPKGHYHAHWDSGSWAEKYPCCHHVKSGARCKSCRFMTVLLYLNEVEGGGATAFPIANNETFNENSFRMSGKINLHRHCEDANLVVPAEKGKAIIWYNHHLDPTTGWVGEMDSFTLHGGCGVTSGHKWIANKWILVSDKRDKDLDPNFKPNRA; translated from the exons ATGACGAAAAGAGGAATGGACACATTCCACTTGATCGTCCTTCCGATCGtcctgttgtgttgtgttgtgggGATATGTGGTGAGACGGAGGTACACGGCACATGCACGAAGGATGATGGGGTGGACTGTGGTTCAACAAGCTCGAGTTTGGAAGTTTCACCGATTATCACAAAGCTTGATGGTGTAGAG GTCGGACATGTGCAAGATGTAATTCTTGGCGGGAAAACACATCAGATGACGACATTATCGATGAAGCCGCAAGTTCTAG AGATCAAGCATTTTTTGACGGATGAGGAGTGTGATCACGTGGTCCGGCTAGCTAAGAAGGACGGGATGTTCGACAGTGTGACCAACACTCCCACCAAGTCTGGCAGCGTCAAAGTCATGGACATGAACCAGGACACGGCTCTCAGTCTCAGGGAG TTTATTCTGACGATCGAGAACTCATTTGACATCTATTTGGATGAGGACGACATGCTGAAGAT GTATTCCGAATTAGGCATGGATCGCAATGGTGACA CGGAGATATCAAGGGAAGAGCTTCATGGGCAAGATCCAAAGTCCGTCATTGATTGGTTGACGGACTACGTTGACAAACGGCCGTACAAAAAGTCCCGGATGAGCCGACAGGCCTGGTTGTACCCCAGCAAAATTCACGACAAGATTCTGGACGAGATACAAGAGAG GGTGGTTAGCCTTGTGGGTTTGCCTCGCATTCTAATAGACAAGAACGACGAGTTCCAGGTGGTACAGTACGGGCCGAAGGGGCACTACCACGCGCACTGGGACTCCGGCAGCTGGGCCGAGAAGTACCCGTGCTGTCATCACGTCAAGAGCGGGGCGCGATGTAAGTCCTGCAG GTTCATGACCGTGCTCCTGTACCTGAATGAAGTGGAGGGAGGCGGCGCTACTGCCTTTCCTATCGCGAACAACGAGACATTCAACGAAAAT TCATTCCGGATGAGCGGTAAGATTAACCTCCATCGGCACTGTGAAGACGCCAACTTAGTCGTCCCGGCGGAGAAGGGGAAGGCTATCATCTGGTACAACCACCACCTGGATCCTACAACGG GGTGGGTGGGAGAAATGGACAGTTTCACTCTGCACGGGGGGTGTGGCGTCACCAGTGGACACAAGTGGATCGCTAACAAGTGGATACTGGTCAGCGACAAGCGAGACAAGGACCTGGACCCTAACTTCAAACCCAACAGAGCATAA